CGGGGTCGAAGCGCTGGGGCATCCGCCCGGCCCGGCCCTTCGAGAGGTCGATGTCGTGGCCCTTGCGGTACTTGCCCGTGAGCCAGCCGCCGCCGAGGGGGCTCCAGGGGATGACGCCCATGCCGAAGCGCTCGCACGTGGGCAGGACCGACCGCTCGATGCCGCGGGCGAAGATCGAGTACGGCGGCTGCTCGCACACGAAGCGCTCGCGGCCCCGTCGCTCGGCCACCCACTGCGCCTCCACGATCTCCTCCGCAGGGAAGGTGGAGGAGCCGATGGCGCGGACCTTGCCCTGGTGGACGAGGTCGCTGAGCGCCCCGAGGGTCTCGTCGATGTCGGTGGCGGGGTCGGGGCGGTGCACCTGGTACAGGTCGATCCAGTCGGTCCGCAGCCGTCGCAGGCTGTGCTCGACCTCGGCGATGATCCAGCGTCGGGAGTTCCCGCGGCGGTTGGGGTCCTCGCCCATGGCGCCGTGGAACTTGGTCGCCAGCACCACGTCGTCGCGGCGGCCCTCGAGCGCCTTGCCCACGATCTCCTCGGACTCTCCGCCGGAGTAGACGTCGGCAGTGTCGATGAAGTTGATGCCGCCGTCGAGGGCGGCGTGGATGACGCGGATCGACTCGTCGTGGTCGCGCTCGCCCCAGACCCCGAACATCATCGCTCCGAGGCAGTAGGGGCTGACCTTGATGCCGGTGGTGCCGAGGGTTCGCATGCGCATGCTCCGACCATAGGCCCGCGACTGGCGTCTCGACGCCGGTGCTGCGCGTGGCAGGATGCTCGGCACAGTCCAGGAGAAGTCCTACGAGCGCGAAGAGGGGGCCGGGATGGCCGGAGTGTGTGAGGGTCGGATCGTCGTGATCACGGGGGCCGGGCGCGGGATCGGCCGCTGCCACGCCCTGGAGTACGCCCGCCAGGGCGCCACGGTGGTCGTCAACGACCTCGGTGCCGAGGTCGACGGCAGCGGCGGCTCCACGGGCCCCGCCGGCGAGGTGGTCGAGGAGATCCGCGGCATGGGTGGCGAGGCCGTGGCCAACGGTGACGACGTCTCCGACTGGGAGGGCGCCCAGCGCCTCATCAACACCGCCATCGAGTCCTTCGGCGGCCTCGACGTGCTCGTGAACAACGCCGGGATCCTGCGCGACCGCATGCTCGTCAACATGACGATCGATGAGTGGGACGCCGTGATCAAGGTCCACCTCCGGGGCACCTTCGCCCCCACCAAGTGGGCGGCCGCCTACTGGCGGGAGCGCTCCAAGGCCGGCGAGACCAACGACGCCCGCGTCATCAACACCACCTCGCCCTCGGGCATCTACGGCAACGTGGGCCAGGCCAACTACGGCGCCGCCAAGGCCGGCATCGCCAGCTTCAGCGTGATCACCGCCATGGAGCTCGGCCGCTACGGCGTCACCGTCAACGCCATCGCACCGGCGGCCCTCACCCGCATGACCGAGAACCTCGGGATGGGCGCCCGGGCTGCCGAGCGCAAGCCGGAGGAGTTCGACGCCATGGCCCCCGAGAACATCTCGCCGTTGGTCGTCTGGCTCGGCTCCACGGAGTCGGCGGAGATCACGGGCCGGGTGTTCAACGTCGTCGGCGGCCGCATCAGCGTCGCCGAGGGCTGGGCCGCCGGACCCACCGCCGACAAGGCCGACCGCTGGGACGTCGCCGAGCTCGGCGGCATCATCCCCGACCTCGTGGCCAAAGCA
This sequence is a window from Acidimicrobiales bacterium. Protein-coding genes within it:
- a CDS encoding aldo/keto reductase; its protein translation is MRMRTLGTTGIKVSPYCLGAMMFGVWGERDHDESIRVIHAALDGGINFIDTADVYSGGESEEIVGKALEGRRDDVVLATKFHGAMGEDPNRRGNSRRWIIAEVEHSLRRLRTDWIDLYQVHRPDPATDIDETLGALSDLVHQGKVRAIGSSTFPAEEIVEAQWVAERRGRERFVCEQPPYSIFARGIERSVLPTCERFGMGVIPWSPLGGGWLTGKYRKGHDIDLSKGRAGRMPQRFDPALPGNARKLDLVEDLIGVAEDAGCSLTHLAMAFVVAHPAVSAAIIGPRTMDQLVDLLAGAAVTIDDATLDRIDEIVAPGTNVHVDDAGWQPPALAQSWRRRRPSPTRGA
- a CDS encoding SDR family oxidoreductase, giving the protein MLGTVQEKSYEREEGAGMAGVCEGRIVVITGAGRGIGRCHALEYARQGATVVVNDLGAEVDGSGGSTGPAGEVVEEIRGMGGEAVANGDDVSDWEGAQRLINTAIESFGGLDVLVNNAGILRDRMLVNMTIDEWDAVIKVHLRGTFAPTKWAAAYWRERSKAGETNDARVINTTSPSGIYGNVGQANYGAAKAGIASFSVITAMELGRYGVTVNAIAPAALTRMTENLGMGARAAERKPEEFDAMAPENISPLVVWLGSTESAEITGRVFNVVGGRISVAEGWAAGPTADKADRWDVAELGGIIPDLVAKAAKNANMQGRRD